The sequence gagagaacaagagcttgaaccaggagttgtgcagcctgttctgataggaagggtctaatctttctaatgttgtataaagcaaatctgcaggaccgggctgttgcagtaatgtggtcagtgaagtttaactgtcatcaatcacaactccaaggtttcttgctgtccttgatggagatatggtcgatgaaccaagctgaatggagaaatttcgatgaagtgctgggttggttgagaaaacaagtaattctgtctttgcaagattgattttaagatgatgctccttcatccagtcagaaatgtctttcagacaggcagcgatacgaacactgactgtaggatcatctggttgaaatgagaagtagagttgagtgtcatcagcatagcagtgataggagaagccgtgtttctgaatgacagaacctaatgacgacatgtagatggagaagagaagtggtctaagcactgagccctggggaaccccagtagctagatgatgtgacttagacacttcacctctccatgacaccctgtaggacctaccagagaggtaagacctgaaccactggagggcagttcctgagatacccatcgtcttaagtgttgacaggaggatctggtggttaactgtgtcaaaagcagcagacagatccagcagaatgagcactgaggatttggaagctgcttttgccagtctcagtgcctcagttaccgagagcaaggcagtctcggtcgaatggccgcttttgaagccggattggttgttgtctaggaggttgtttttaaaaaaaaactttttcagtactttaaaaaaaataaaaattaccccccccccccccaagaaatgtttatatatatatatatatatatatttattttttcttcatttaGTTTAAATTTAACTAAACCTAAACAATTAGAACTAAACATacatgtttattaaaaaaaataagaaaaattactacaaacattttattaaatatattttaattcaaaatttTTATAAAAATCATAGTATATACTAAAAAAGTACTTTTATTtggataattaatttaattaacaaatcacaaaattattattatttatgcccataatttatataataaataattatttataattataataataattattagtgaataatattttaaaaagtatttatatataaataaataaataaaaatttacataaacataaaaaatatatatttttgaggtCTCAACAGTTTatcatcattaactaaaaaattCTGtacttaataataaaataaaaattacccaaaattaaaaataaatctatttTTCCATTTAGTTTTAACTAAactacaacaaaaaataaaactaaatatacatatttataataaaaaaattaagaaaaatgacaaactaattttaaaaaattataaaatctaTTCTAATTCATAATGTTAACAAACATCATAGTATATACTAAAaaactttattattaaattaaaaacaaataattattGAATTAACAAATTAACTAAATGACTGTTAGAATAATGGCAAATGAAAAATGCAGAAATTagctaaattaaatataaaatatcagaaacatttaaaaactagTATGGATTAATAAAATTGTAAATGTTAGTGTTCATGTCAACATTTAATATGAATTCTCAGCCTCCAATTTAGGGATTTAGGGACTTAGAGATTGCGTAACATTATGGATTCATGTttttataaacatttacattgaaATACATGAATAATTACTGGTGTGTAATCTGCTAAACCATTTTATTCAAGTATATTACCTCATAATTTACTGTACAATAAACGATTACAGTTGCAGATGCGGGTCGCAGCCCAACAAACAGAGACAGACTTTGATACAACAGAATATAATAACACACTCTAAAACGATAAACACACACTGCAACTGGTGCACATGAACAAACACATGATTTATGTACAATCCCTGCATTGCTTTAGGCTCCTTACTTACACACTCTCATCGCTCATGCATTCCTTACTGTACATCACAGGAGACAGGACGTCTGTACACCAGAATCACATCTGAAAACATGATTCGGCTTTTTGGTCAAAGCCAGATGAAGGGCCAATGTAACAGAGAGGGTGATTGTGGCGCTTCCTAAAGAGTCTGTTTGCTTATATTTCACACAGGATGACAGGGAAGTCGAAGTGGATTCGAGGGTGATCCAGGTTAACGATTCCCTGCAAGCATGAGATATAAAAACAAATGCTTTTAATACAAAAGACAGAGTTATACAATATGTGACATACtgtgcattaaagggttagttcacccaaaaatgaaatgtctgtcattaactcctctcccctaatgtcgctccacacccgtaagacctccgttcatcttcacacacagtttaagatattttatatttagtccgagagcgtatgcaagtgtatgcacactatactgtccatgtccagaaagggaataaaaacatcatcacagtagtccatatgagacatcagtgggttaattagagtctcttgaagcatccaaaatacatttgggtccaaaaataacaaaaactacgactttattcagcattgtcttctcttctgggtttgttttcaatcctaaaataaagattcaaacggttatgaatcagcgaattgatcaatgattcggatcgccaatgtcacgtgatttcagcagtttgacacgcgatccgaatcattgaatcgattcactgattcatgacgggtgtggagcgacattagggggaggagttaatgacatacatctcacttttgggtgaactaaccctttaaacgcTTTAATTGCATACcttacagccaatcagaatcaagcatTCAGACAGACCAAGTTATACAAATAAGTTGCTTCTTCCATAGGAtctttaatattaatgttacaCTTTAATCACCatcatttataattattttgcaCACATTTGACTGGATTTCTTGAGTTGTTCCTGTTTGTttgctctgagtgtgtgtgtgtgtgtgtgtgtgtgtgtgtgtgtgtgtgtgtgtgtgtgtgtgtgtgtgtgtgtgtgtgtgtgtgtgtgtgagcttgtCTCACCTGAGGTATGAGGTTTTTCTGAATTCTTTTCAGCTTGGCTTTCTTTCTGCCGTTCTTGGTCACCACAGTCTCCTCATAAAACTCATGAGCCAGATCTCCATCCTCATCAAAATACAGAGAGctgacacacacagagcagCGGAGTGAGAATCACAACAACACATCTAATCACATCTCACACACGGGTGaacgcgctctctctctcacgcacgcacgcacgcacgcacgcacgcacgcacgcacgcacgcacacacacacacacacactccctaaacctacccatcacaggaaacattctgcatttttactttctcataaaaactcctcctgtgtgatttataagccttttgaaaagtggggccatgggtaatgtcctcatatttcaccctctcctgtaatacctgtgtcatacccatggcattatacacatttgtgtcctcatatgtcacaaaaacctgcccacatacacacacacacacacacacacacactcactcactcactcactcactcactcactcactcactcactcactcactcactcactcactcactcactcactcactcactcacacactcacacactcactcacacactcacacactcacacactcacacactcactcactcactcactcactcactcacacactcacacactcacacactcacacacacactcacacacacactcacacacacactcacacacacccttaattatgcagaactttaaggctttatataatgtaatcgaatcagttataaaaaattcaccccctcacagtcgtcatgaaggtcaaaattagccgtatagaccaaaaccacaatttgtcccagactgTAAACAGTTAcagtttttctgctgtaaagttgggaagtttaacatgaggctcagagaggttctgctccttctggagccgctctagtggccagacgaggaccagcagtttacattacttccgtattgacttcaagagagatcgcgggaggtttcCGCTTGGTTTaaagacataaaagtgaatgagactgtacactgagaactacgcccactggaggggaaagtaatcagtgacaggaaatataatatataaaactgacattggatatttgacaaaatgtttacAGCACACGTAGACATACTGAGACACACTGAGTGCCAGAATCCCAAAAttgacccattcttcctgctgaagcttcacCTCTTATTGCCTGTgtccacttttgtctccttaaacgctcgtttttttgggtcaacagcttataaaaacgtaGTTCCGTGTTTTTGAGCTTGTTTTCTGTACTCCTCAACACATACCAGCGTTTAGACATAGTTCTGTTTTtcgtaaaaaaaaatccaaaatgaAGGAGGATGATAAAAGGAGGCGGGCGGcctcacgcaatacaaagtcaatggagagcgttggattGTTTTCCCCCccggtgtgggcgtggcctaaatacaCTCTGTCTCTATAATctctatttattataaataataaaataatgatagaatataaaatagattaataaaataaaataaaaatggaatggaatatgataaataataaaataatgaaatagaataaatactaaattaaataaaaatacaaattataaattataaaatagattaataaaatagaatataaatagaatagaataaaatttatagaatagaataaatataaaaagaaaataaaaatagaatagaatatgatgaataaataaataaataaaaattaaataaaataaaatcagcagatacataataataaaatgaaaataaaggaataaaataaaaggctgagacaatgttatgaaaaaattagcatttagTCATAACATCAAAAATGTTATAAATTATGGCAGTCAAAGACAAAAATCAAAGATGGATAAAGACTAAAGCAGTTTTCTCAgacacacagcaggagtttattagcctagaaatctagacgcaccctagcggcagcaaatctaatctaccgcgagtgtcgtctagcaactctcaaaacacttctgagctgtaaacgccaaactctggtcaggccaatcacatcgtgtatagagtcggtgggcggggcttaacataatgacgacggccgagttgcgcttgcgtgcttctagtaaacacagaaactggcgaacggcggtctctcgaatcagctttgaccgcgactctggaagacttggagttaagcttttcctgagaaaagaacggcactgaagtcattcttaaaaagggaagatgtgttcgtagtttagctgaccggatacggcgaatgtttaatctgtcaacgagctccgcttcaccttcgttgctctggttggtgtagtgctatcctatcgcgtgcagagggagtttgaaagacgaccgtttatccgcccctgtgactctggcttgtcaggctactccATTATTCTCCATAACACATTTACCTTTTCCTTGTGAAGACGAATGGTGTGGCGTTCTTGTAGCCTCGCAGGCGCGCTAAACACTGTTCGCTGACTTCGCCAGGAGGTTCTCCTCCAGATCCTGAGCTGGTGAAAGGCCAGACTCCTTTCGCTTTGGATCCGCTGCCCCCCATTTTTACTGACGGTGCATGATTCTAGAGGAGGTGGAGCGTCCAGCAGATCATGTCAGTTCAGTgctgaaaaacagagcaaatgtTACAGACTCCGGCCATAAAGGCCCAGTCATACAGCCATGCATCTCTCTGAACGCTGTGTTAGAAACTCTCCTGAGGTCTATAGTCTGTAATATCTGGAGGAAAGCTCCAAAATGACTCGCACTAAAGGGCCTCAGATCATCATAAGCCCTCATATTgtcatttgatgtttttatcTCAGTATCATTAAAATTGTGACTTTTGTTACAGTATCTttctacacagacacacacaaaacgCATTGTTTTCGGGGTCCAAACAGACCACacgttttatatatttaatttttcaaTAAATCCCACATAAATCTACATAAAACTGACAGAAATTAAGCCCTGGTCCTACAGCACAAATGCAATgtggaacaaacacacacacacacacacatacactctctctctcacacacacacacacacacacacacacacacacacacacacacacacacacacacagacactcactcactcactcacacacacacacacacacacacacacagacactcagtcactcactcacacacactgacacacacacatacacacacacacacacacacacagacactcactcactcactcactcacacacacacacacacacacacacacacacacacagacactcactcactcacacacactgacacacacacatacactcacacacacacagacacacagacgctcactcactcacactcacacacactgacactcactgacactcactcactcactcactcactcactcactcactcacacactcacacactcacacactcacacactcacacactcacacactcacacactcacacactcacacactcacacactcacacactcacacactcacacactcacacactcacacactcactcacacacacacacacacacacactcactcacacacacacacacacactcactcacacactcactcacacactcactcacacactcactcactcactcacacactcacacactcacacactcacacactcacacactcacacactcacacactcactcacacacacacacacacacacactcactcacacactcactcacacactcactcacacactcactcacacactcactcacacactcactcacacactcactcactcactcacacactcactcacacaatcactcacacaatcactcacacaatcactcacacaatcactcacacactcactcacacactcacacactcacacactcacacactcactcacacacacacacacacacacactcactcacacactcactcacacactcactcacacactcactcacacactcactcacacactcactcactcactcacacactcactcacacaatcactcacacaatcactcacacaatcactcacacactcactcacacactcactcacacaatcactcacacaatcactcacacactcactcacacactcactcacacactcactcacacactcactcacacactcactcacacactcactcacacactcacacactcactcactcacacactcactcacacactcactcactcacac is a genomic window of Pseudorasbora parva isolate DD20220531a chromosome 12, ASM2467924v1, whole genome shotgun sequence containing:
- the tusc2a gene encoding tumor suppressor 2, mitochondrial calcium regulator a, whose amino-acid sequence is MGGSGSKAKGVWPFTSSGSGGEPPGEVSEQCLARLRGYKNATPFVFTRKSSLYFDEDGDLAHEFYEETVVTKNGRKKAKLKRIQKNLIPQGIVNLDHPRIHFDFPVILCEI